The Archocentrus centrarchus isolate MPI-CPG fArcCen1 chromosome 5, fArcCen1, whole genome shotgun sequence genome contains the following window.
ACATATCAgctggaaaaactgcagttacaTTTAAACTAATACTGCTGTTcacatctcaaagggagataaTATGAATGCCACCTATTTTTGATCCCTGGAGAATGAAGAGAGCAGGGGGAAAAGTTTTCATCTCTTCATCTAGTCCTTTTACCACAGACTTTGCCCACCTTCTATGACTAAGTTATGCCCTGTCATGTAGTCAGAGGCATCAGATGCCAAGTAGACCACTGCAGCTTGCAGGTCTGTCACTTGAGCCAGTCTACCAGCAGGAATATCTGACAGCCAGCGCTGCACCAGAGGCCTCAGACTCTCCGAGTGGATGAGAGGGGTGTCAACAATCCCCCTGAAAAGAGAGGCAGACAAagtgagagggagaaagaggagggaaaaaacacacacacacacacacacacacacacacacacacacacacacacacacacacacacacacacacacacacgcacacacacacacacacacacacacaatgaaatcaGAAGACATCACAGTTCAGAGCCAGGAGTGACAGCGTTGTTTCAGAGCCACCACTTTGGTGACAAAAATACACCCAATTATCCTTTGTAGAAAGGGCATGGCATGGCATCTCTGATGATATTTACGGTGGGACGGGGTGGCACTTTAATGACTGGCACATCTCTGGAAGAGCCCATGGGTATGAGGGGACGTGTGGCATAATTTGCACATAGCCTTTGGTTAAATACTTATTATATTCAGCTCCCTCATATTTCCTGATTGAAATGTGCTACTTTGATGCTGAGACAGTATTTAGAAGGAGTTTATCAGAAAGCCGCTGCTTTTAGTTTGGTGGTTGCGCTCCGGCATCTAATAGCTCTGTGTCACAACAAATGCCATCCTCTCCACTTCCTACAGTCAAATATCACAGAGCttacatttgaataaatatGTCAACATGCGCGCCTGCGCCTAATACGAGACGACTTCTGACTTTCTACACAATTGCTGTGACAGTGACTAAAAGCCATGAAGCCTGAATCATTGTTCGATGTATCCTGGTGCCTTGATATGGAATTCCAACATTTGGCTAAATTAGCACTTCCAAGGAGCATGTGACACCTTGGTTAACATATTCCACCTCAATTATATTTCTCTTCAGCTGCCCTGTTATCTGGAACCTTTCCTGGCAATCAGAGGTACTGTTTTCCCTCAGCCAATTTTCTAGATAATGCAGCTTATCACCGCTGCGGCTAAAGTTGCCAATGGAATCAGGCTCCAGTCAACCTCGTGAGCGCTAATTGTGTCCCTTTTTTATGCATATTTACCGACTGTCACTTCAAAGAAATCAGGGGTCCATTGAGACACCCGGTTAGTGAGGGGAGAGCGAATTGCTTCTTTGCAAATTAAAATTAGCAAACAAGCTGCCGATAAATAAAGCTGAGCGTGGTGCGTGTGTGAGGGCTTTGTTCTGGGGCTGTGACTGGGCCTGGCTCGCCCGGTGCCACCGGACGGATTTGCTCAGGGATGGCTGGGGCTAAGAGATGCTTCACTTATCCCCACCCCccgaacccccccaccccaacacacattcatacagcccTTCCTGTGTTCTCCTCATTTTCTTCCTACCGCTCAGCTTCACAGACAAATAGATACAAACAAGGCGCTATTGTTGCGCCGACACTTGGAGTGAGGTTGCAAATTTGATTCCCTAATTGAACAGAACAATTAGAGCAAGTGTTTGGTTGATTCATCCCTCAAGACGTCATCTAATTAAGCACTGATGCATTGTTTGAGGACTTAAATtagccccccctccccaaatGGGGCTCTTCATATGAAAGCAAACACGCTAATCACTGCTTCCTTTTGCAGCTTAGTATAATCAAAAGGTGGACCTGTGTGTTTTGGTAGAAGAAGGCCAAGAATAGGCAGTACTTACGGTGAGATGCAGTTGACACGCACTCCTCTGTCAACCCATTCGGCACCCAGAGTCTGAGTCAGTTTGACCACACCAGCCTTGGATGTGTTGTAGGAAAGCTGCTTCTGAGGATGGGGGACTGCACAGTGGACGgtggaaagaaaattagcaACCGAAATAGTCGCCGTCGTCCATTTCAGGAACTGACACATGTTATTTAAGAATACATTAACAGCATCGTTAATAGTGGCATGCACTTTTCAAATTCtaataaaaacatctgtttgTTTTATCCTCTGCCATAACTAAATAGTTTCCCTCTTAAAGAGGGCAAACAGCTTATTCGGTGTGCATTCCAGTTCCTGTGGTTTCTTGTGCATACTACATAAAAGCTCTTCCATTAGCTGCTGGGGATGAAGCTATGTAAAATTAATTGCTTATAATGTCCAGTTATGCTCTGTCCTcagcaacaaaggcagggagccATTTGTTTGCCTTGACCATCACAGATGCTGCACACTGCATGGGATGCCGGGACAGGGGCTCATTTTCTGCTGGTTGATTAATCATCACAAGGAAGGCTCCAAGTTACATACAACTTTAGTAGTTAACCTCATCACCCGCCGATCTGACTGCCAAATGGCTTCAGTGTGAGACCAGGAATGATAAATACCGGCCAGCTGCGGAGAGGCAGAGAGTGGTCCTGAGGAGAAAAGGGCTGGAGCATCCTGCATACAATgctcagattttaaaaaaagaaaaaaaaagaagatttgcAGTGTAGAGGTAAAAGTTGGGATCTGATGAAGAAATAACATGGAAAGGGTGGGACAGCAGCATGGTAGCTGAGAGCAAGGTTTAGTGGCAAGATTGCAGAGGAAGGTAAGGCTGGGTTGGGCTGGGCTGGATAAGGGTAGGCTGGGACCTCAGAGGAGCAAGCGAGGAGGAGCCGAGCCCAGGGCTTACACGCAGATTGAAGGTGAAATCCGACTTATCAGGACAGGAAACACAGCTCAAAATGCCTAACAGCACTAATCCTTGCTCAAGACCTGATGATACGGCCCCAAAATACCATTCAGAAAATGCCTTCATCCTTTAAATAAACCTGCATTGATGTTTTCGCCGTCTTAAAGAGCAGTAATCCCCAGAGAAGGGAAAAAGAAGTAGAAGGAGAGCATTCTCCAAAGCCCTCTTTAACATTCACCCTACTTATTGCCCATTGCAAGTGGGAGAAAACATGCTCTTTATCAGGCACGCCTTTACATTTTGAATTCTTCTGAGCAGATAAGGAGTTCAAATGATGTACTCTTTTCCCAGCTGCTGTTATGTACATTACTATGCAGCACAGATCTGCAGGTATGTGTGCAGGAGTCACAAAACTCTCAGTAaggtcaaaaaaaaagagaaaagactaTCAAAAAAGATATTTCCTGTCTGGTATCTTTGAGCTGCTGGCCATCATTCAGAAAAAATATAGTTGTtgatgttcagtgtgtgtgtgtgtgtgtgtgtgtgtgtgtgtgtgtgtgtgtgtgtgtcgaggGGGCGTTAGCGGGCACACGCACACGCGCCATTCAGCAGATGGACAAAAAGCTGTCATTGTGCATTTTAATTGGACATTTACGGCTGCTTTTTGGTCTTCCACTTGGCTAGAACAGGTCCCATCTGATTACACATTATGACAATATTATAACAGATGTCCACACCAATAAAGTAAATTCCTGAAGGACTGAGCGTAATGCGAGTAATTGATCATTTTCTTTATGCTGGCCTCTATTTACCAGCATGCTCCTGTTTTACAGATTGCCCCTGCAGTCGGGACTGGGGTCCATATGGCACAGCGCTTTACTGGCGATTTGACTATACTGCTGATGAAGTGTTGCTGTTCCTCTGGAGGAACCTGTTGGAGAAGGAACATTACACCGGTGCAGCGAATTACAAGGCTTTTACTAGGCTCTCACTAAACTCTAAAAGTGTCTTCCGCTGTTCAAACAAGGCCGTTGGCACAGGCTGGGGTTTTGCCGCTGCACAGGAACCCTCCCCTCCCAAGTTGGACCTCAGGTTGCCTTCCACATCCTCCAGACAGCTCCGCAGAGAGGGGATGTTTATTATGATGCAAAAATGCCTCGGCGAGACGCAATCAcaacactgtattttttttctgctactgCACGCAGGGGTGATTGCATCTCTATAGAACTGTTTAACTGGGCTAAAAGTTGCAAAGGAGGAGAGCTGCCTAATCCTGTTTTAAAAGTGAAGGCTCACCTTAAGTTTCTCACAAACAGGGGAAAACTACTAAAAAAGACTTTGTTTGAAGATGAAAAATCTAATGTGATGTGCACTCACCCACATAGCTGTACAGcgcaaatgtatttaaataccccccccccccccccccccccccccccccccccgccctccACTCTGCCCAACTCTCCACGCCAAATGGAGAGATTAAAAGCAGACATGGAGGGGCTCCAGAGAGAAAGTGGGGAAATAGAATCATCACTCACCTATTAGACTGGCCATGGAAGCTGTGTTGATAATCTTGCCGTACCCTTGCTTCAACATCACTCGACCTGCTGCCTAAGGCAAGGATTCGGAGTGGGAGAGAGACACATTAAACACCTTATTATTAAGGCACCGATATGCCATGCCCAAAGCTGTTGAGCACAGatcaacacaaaaacatgtagtTTATCGTTGGAGACGGGATAGCGTTTGGTGTGGATTTGAAAGCTGCACAAAAAAAGGGCTTGTAGGTTGTACATATAGATGTCTCGCAGCAGCTAGATAATTTAGAACTAAATTTAGTTACTACAAAGGAGCTCAAGCTGGTTGCACCATTAATTAGGTCATAGTCCTAACTAGTTTGGATAGAAATAGACTGCTGAAGGAATACATCATCAAGAATCTTTTTGGTTCTTTCAGCATATTTTTAGTCATATTTTACTGACACAAGTTTGTAAATGTATCTAATTTTAACAGATTTACATACTCACTTGAACATAAATTAACAAAGACACATTTTGCATTGACTGTACTCATTGTGTGTGCAGAATCATGATACTTAGATGAACACCGTGCTTAGGTTTTTGAGGGTTGTTTCTAAagctacaaaaacacaaaaactagtGGCTTATCTAAAAATGATCCAAAAGGATGCATATAATAtggctagtgtgtgtgtgtgtgtgtgtcaagtgTCTCAAGTCTTCAGCTGCTATTTGTTTCATTAAATGTGCTCATTTAAACACTTTCCCATTATTAACTCAGACTGATTAGTAAGTAGGTGATTCACTTTAAAAGTGTCTCTGTTtcatgtagtttttattttgggaATGGAAATTAAACTAACCTATGAAATTGGTGCAGAATTTGATCTGAGTTGTTTATCATAGTACCAAAATCAAGTGCCAAGAGTACATTTCTTATGAAACTAATTTTGACCAAATCACTTTATAAAAAACAGTATTTGCTACTATTGCACACTGCCCTCACACACCTGACAGCACATGAAAGTCCCCCTGAGGTTCACATTAAAGGTTTGGTCCCACTCCTCTAGACTGGTGTCTTCGCTGGCTGAGTTCATGTTGATGCCGGCATTGTTACAAGCGATGTGGATCGCTCCCCATTTGGAAACTATGGTGTCGATCATACTCTGGACGTCATCTGACTTgctgatgtcagctgttattgaAATGGCACTGATACCTGTTTAAATGTAACACAGGGGTGTACTGTGAGAAAATGTGACCCTTGgacattttagatattttaaacaaaaattttaaaaaaaaaaaaaatggaagaagaTATGATGCAGGTTCTGATGCAGAGGATCATGCTTGACCAAACATTTTATCCTTTAGTatgctgccatctgctggtcaAAACACAAACCAATCTCACACGATTTCAACCACTTGGCCCAAAAATGTAAACTCATGTTGAATGAATTAATGCAgggtgtgcttttttttaactctaGCAATTAAAGCCTGAGTTTTATTCAACAGTGTGCCCTTCGTCGCTGCTGTCATCGCAGATTTTCCAGTTTAAAGTCAGTTTCACCACTTTGAGGCCAACACAATGCTGTGACTCTTACAGATTTTCATTTTACTTCCTGGCTGTCTTTGAACTTATTGCTCTGGACTGCAAGCCATTTTAAGAGCGCTGCAGTATGCCAGCTATGGCAGCGAACAAAAGCTGACAGACTACAGCCTATTCAACGTGACATTCCTctggactcctttcacaatTGAGACCCAGCGGGGGTGAACGTTACAGTTAGAAGAAAAGAGCAAGTTATGTTGAATCAAGTGTTGCAATGTGTCTCTTGTTATGAACTTTACATTTTAAGGAAAGAAAGAGCTCAAAAACTACAAACACATCACACAATCATGTGAGTAAAGACAGGAAAGTAATCAGGAACCAACTAAAAATAGTTGGTTCCTGATTACAGAATGAAACTGAGAGTCACAGTGAGTTAGGAGTTAGGGATTAAGACCAAGTTACTCCATTATTTAGTTTGAcaattcagacagtttttttaatTGGTTGCAACCCTCTCCTCATATATGGACCctgaaaattgttttaatttataaatCCATGATTACTAGACTTAAGACTGCCGTAGCCCATTTTGACATCTGAAAATCTATCGCAGCCCACCCAAACCTCTATTCACAAGTTTGATCATTACACGTAAGATGaagtatttctgtgtttttgttgactgATTTTTGAGGCTGATACTCTATTAACAGCTTCACTTCTGCAACCTGATAGCCATTGCTCCATTTCAGTGCTTCCTAGCTGCTGACAAGATACTAGTTTATAACCTGCAGTACCTTAATGTCCCACCAGGTGGGCTACAAACCACTTTGGGAATGTCTTCTTTAAAATAAGGAAGGCTGGGAATAGAACAGGAGCATGCAGGTCaggctttgttttttgtaaGCATGCTTTACCTTTAAGAAAAAGCTCCTCTGCAACTGCCTCAGCTTTAGCTTGATCCAGGTCTACCACTGCCACCTTTGCACCAGCCTCACCCAGGGCATGGGCGAATGCTCGGCCTATGCCTTGCCCAGCTCCTGTCACATAGGCCACCTTACTATCAAGGCGCATCCGATCCAGGATGGAATGTCCTCTGACCCCGCGGAAAACCTCATCATCtgttattttacactaatacaCAAGAATGAAAGGGCAGACATGGTCAGTGAGAATGATgctgttgccaggagaaagttaTCAGTAGCTGCATTACATGATATGCTGCAAATTAAAGCTACATGTAGCAAAATTGTGGACTCTCATTTTGTAGACCtgactttggcatacagacgaAGTTAAGTCTACAAAACAGTAAACCAAGAGCATTTGGACTTCTCAGCAGGGACGGCACAGGTAGAATCAATGATGGCACAGTAGTATCAAGAGTCCAAATAAGCAGTTACAATGAACTTGAAGTACCTGTCGCCGTGAGCACTCGGCCAGAGGTACCCGACGGATAAGACTGAGGCCATCTCTTAAAGGGACAATGACCTTTCAAACAAGAAGGAATTATCACCATAAAAGTTAACTAACAAAATACTGATTGTAACATGAAAACATCTGAAACTCACCTGCTCTACTCGGGGGTCATTAGAGACAAACTGGTTAAACTCACGAAGGGCCAGTCCATTGCTATCTGTGGCGTCGTTAAGATAAACCTTGGCTTTGAACAGTGAGTTATCGATACATATGACCCCTCGCAATCTGAGTATGTTGTTGTCCATGATAAATTTATAATAGCTGATGTAGTTGTTTTTGTCAGCATCGATGAAAACCATGTCAAACTGCTCACCTGCAGCAGCTAATTCCTGGAGGGAATACAACATCGTTACAAAACTGACCATGTGACTCACAGTTTGTCAGTGTTAACATTTGCCTGTTCAGATTATGGACACGTTACACAGTAACAACATATGTGAAGAAGTTATGAAATGCTTCCTAGAGTGGGGATCACATAATTATTCCCCCAAAATAGCTCCCAAAATTGCAAAATAGCCCACTACGCCTTCGAAAGGATCTAAAGTTCACTCGCCTTTAGCGTCTCCATGGCATTTCCAGTCTTGACAGTAATCTTCTTGCCATGTGGAGACTTGTCAAAAATGGGCTGAGCAAACTCTTTGAGGTATGGCTCCAACTCACAGGCCACTAAGCAGCCGTCCTCTGGTAGCGCTTCAGCCATGGACAGAGCTCCATAGCCAGTGAACATCCCAATCTCTAAGACCCTCTTTGCTTGGCTCATGTAGATCAGCATCTTCAGGGTTTGACCTgccacaaacacatcagagaTCATGTTATTGCAATATGAGTAACCCAGTTAAAAAAGAATATGGTATGATGTGAGCAACATTTAAATGTCTCACCTTCAACATGTCCAGTGATACATTCCTTGGGAAGCTTGAACATGGTTTTACCCTCCTTGTGTACTTGATCCCAGTCATGAGAAAATGTCTTTCTACAATGGAGCATAACTGAAAATGTTAACGCTTACATCACACAGTACATCCCTTGAGCTCTGTATGATTATGAGCATGGAGTGAGGACATACTTATAAAGTTCTGCAAGAGGTTCACTTTCCTGTGTGGCCATTTTCTCCAGGTAGTCATCCAGGCCACTAGCGATGTCCAAAGCCTTCTGCAAGTGACTTGTCAACTCCTCAGGAACATTACCACATGCTGCAGCTATGTGCTGGGCTTTAGTTAAATGCTCCACAATGATTTCCACTGGGGTGTCAGGAACTGGGGGAACGACATATGTAATGTTACACAATGATTTATTCATTCGCTCTATTGCCATTTCCTGGCCCAGGCAATATGATGCAGTGCAGAAACTATGAGATGATGTTTAGGATCGAATAATCCCTTCATCAGTTTCCCAATTAATCAACTGGTCTATAAGAATCTGAGAAAATTGAGGCAATACCTAATATATGCATTCATTATTCAACAGTATATAcaataagataaataagaaaTATTTAACTGATCTCCAAAAGTTGGCAAATTCCTGTTATATGCTGTACAGTATTTACTATTTGTGGCTGCTGTAACAAATAGTATTACTAAAGTAGAATAACTgactgaaaaaaatgcaatatgacaacaaaaataagttcaataatgtaaaaattacacacaaaaaagtactcattaaatagaaaaattaagatattaaaataaaagagctcAATAAGTACAAATGAAAGAATGcaataaaatagaatgtattATAGTGGCtctataaaggaaaaaaaacaaaaaaacaataaaaactgattGCTAAATTTAGTACTTCATAATGATAAGTAATAGTTTCTTGATGATTGATTCAGCTTGTACCTACACTCACTCGCCACCTTTGTTAGATACACCTGTTCCAACTGTTGGTTAATACAAATATttcatcagccaatcacatggcagcaactcagtgcattaaGGCATGCGGACCTGGTCAAGACGGTAAAGTTCAAACTGACCATCAAAGTGGGGAAGTAAAGTGATATAAGTGACTGAGCGTGGCATGTTGCTGCTTCTAGACgggttggtctgagtatttcagaaactgctgatctacatCTCTGAATGGGATATGCTGTAAGTGGAGATTCATATCACTGATGTGCagtcaacaaatctgcagcaactatcatatcaatatgggcgaaaatctctgaggaatgtttccagcaccacGTTGAATCTGAATTACTGCAGTTCTGAAGCAGGTCCAACACTGTACTAGCAACGTGTACCTAAAAAAATGACCACTGAGTGTATAAAGCAAAGCCAAAAATACCTAAATTATTCAAAAGGCCATAAATAGTCTTGACAGGGATCgctcaataaaaaaataaaataaaataaaaaataagcagTTTACTCCAACCTACTGTGCACGAGTGCAGGTTTAGGCTCACGTTTGTActttatttccactttttaCTCAACTACCTCATACAGATAAAGTTACGATTACTTTGAAGATCATAGCCTGTAATAGCAGCACACTAACAGATTACAGCACACCGTAGTACACAATCAATCCAAATGAAAACAGCTCATGGACCTCAGACCACATGATTATTGTTGACATTTCggcatgtgtctgtgttataATGAAGTTGGTCTAATTCGCATTCACACCGAACTTTTACATTATGTACGTGCTGCCCCTTGTTTTGTCGATTTATCACAgcgtggggaaaaaaaaaatctgtgatttaGCGCACAGTCTTACCTTTCTCGGTAGACATGCTTCCGTTTTATGGGTGTGACACTTTTCCAAGAAGACGCAAATCTATCCCGGCGGAGGTAGCAGGAGTTTCAGTTATATCACCAAAAATTATATGACTCATGAAGTAGGGCGGAGGGACTACAGGGTTGCGCAACACCACCTTTCATTATCCAACTGATTCTGGCACGTGACAGCAGGTCCCGCCCCCCTTTATTGATCCACAGCCAGACTAACAGGCGACCACGGAGCGGTTATCAAACGGCTTTCCCAGATCAGTGTGTCAATCACACTAAGAAGCGTGGTAGGTAGGTGGGTGGATGAAGATGCGTCCGTGAGCCAGAAACCTCTGAAGTTCATAGTTTAGGCAAGAGGTGCAACACTCATTCAAAACATACACggacatattttatttatcccGCAATGGGAATTGCTGTATTATCGCAGCAGCAACATaaaggaataataataaaaaactatgATCTACAGTTGAAAAAAAGCATTGCagtataattaataataaaaaaaaccccatttaCACtataaaactaagaaacagaaGCAAGAAGGTTGGATTGAGAAATGCCTGTGTGGACTCTTATGTagtgacaggtgtgttcacctgtcacaaGCAGGACAATGGCAGCAGGGTTACATAAGTCTGAGGGCGAATGAGCTCTGCTACCTCTGCAGTGTGGAATAGAGcgggtacaaaaaaaaaaaagtagaaatataTCTACAGTGTAGGATAAATATTCCAGGATGTCAGGATTATGCCATTTACCTTTGCCCCCCTGAATCCTGCAGTCTGATAATACCACTGTTCCACTTGTGCTGTAGTAGCAAAACAGGTGTTTTACTTTTTCTGAGTTTAAATTTTTAACTGCATTAAGATGAACATGTTATTTATTCTTTGCAAACTTAAAGCAAACCTGCATGCTAAGTTGGCAAAGACTTTAGATTTGACAGAAACAGAGTTAACTTTTAAAGGTAAAGTTAATTTTCTTAGCACTCCCAATTCAagtgtaggaccgctttttctttctttctttttttattttgcatttgcgcaatatttctgaaattagaaacatcctttctcagactgatgctgaaacactaattcgtgcatttattacttcgaggctggactattgtaattcattattatcaggctgtcctaaaagctccctgaaaagtcttcagctgatccaaaatgctgcagctcaagtactgacagggactagaaagagagagcagatttctcccatattggcttctcttcattggctccctgttaagtctagaattgaatttaaaatacttctcatatacaaggtcttgaataatcaggccccatcttattgTAAAgtcctcatagtaccatatcaccccaacagagcactttgctctcagactgctggcttacttgtggttcctaggataattAAGAGttaaa
Protein-coding sequences here:
- the LOC115780623 gene encoding uncharacterized protein LOC115780623, giving the protein MSTEKVPDTPVEIIVEHLTKAQHIAAACGNVPEELTSHLQKALDIASGLDDYLEKMATQESEPLAELYKKTFSHDWDQVHKEGKTMFKLPKECITGHVEGQTLKMLIYMSQAKRVLEIGMFTGYGALSMAEALPEDGCLVACELEPYLKEFAQPIFDKSPHGKKITVKTGNAMETLKELAAAGEQFDMVFIDADKNNYISYYKFIMDNNILRLRGVICIDNSLFKAKVYLNDATDSNGLALREFNQFVSNDPRVEQVIVPLRDGLSLIRRVPLAECSRRQCKITDDEVFRGVRGHSILDRMRLDSKVAYVTGAGQGIGRAFAHALGEAGAKVAVVDLDQAKAEAVAEELFLKGISAISITADISKSDDVQSMIDTIVSKWGAIHIACNNAGINMNSASEDTSLEEWDQTFNVNLRGTFMCCQAAGRVMLKQGYGKIINTASMASLIVPHPQKQLSYNTSKAGVVKLTQTLGAEWVDRGVRVNCISPGIVDTPLIHSESLRPLVQRWLSDIPAGRLAQVTDLQAAVVYLASDASDYMTGHNLVIEGGQSLW